A genomic window from Punica granatum isolate Tunisia-2019 chromosome 2, ASM765513v2, whole genome shotgun sequence includes:
- the LOC116198196 gene encoding uncharacterized protein LOC116198196: MHIFPKMASSYSSADEQEDFLLELFDSYWFQHTVFVGKRPAAERPTGADSEPKRLDESHEELIQKSELSRVNTLHVRSMSDHFLEVESGLTDSDSLASPKSVLAAPKLQTILSGEEVTEFPAGDVVKETEQVLPKKEQSLIERRRRRNKKKKKKGNSKSLSELEFEELKGFMDLGFVFSEQDKDSADLVSIIPGLQRLGRNKNGDEEGAEDGDGHVEVVDKLSVPRPYLSEAWEILDRRKKVDPLVNWKVPDLGNEMAVKDQLRFWAHAVASTVR, translated from the coding sequence ATGCATATCTTCCCAAAAATGGCGTCTTCCTATTCCTCTGCAGATGAACAAGAAGACTTCCTGCTCGAGCTGTTCGACTCGTACTGGTTCCAGCACACGGTCTTCGTCGGCAAGAGGCCGGCAGCGGAGCGGCCCACCGGCGCTGATTCGGAACCGAAGCGTTTGGACGAGTCCCACGAGGAGTTGATCCAAAAATCGGAGCTTTCGCGGGTGAACACGCTGCACGTGAGGTCCATGAGCGACCATTTTTTGGAGGTGGAGTCGGGCCTGACGGACTCCGACTCGTTGGCGTCCCCGAAATCGGTCCTCGCCGCCCCGAAGCTGCAGACCATTCTCTCCGGCGAGGAGGTGACGGAGTTCCCCGCCGGGGACGTAGTCAAGGAAACAGAGCAAGTGTTGCCTAAGAAGGAGCAGAGCCTGATCGAGCGGAGACGAAGgaggaacaagaagaagaagaagaaggggaacAGCAAGAGCTTGTCGGAGCTGGAGTTCGAGGAGCTCAAAGGGTTCATGGATCTGGGGTTCGTGTTCTCCGAGCAGGACAAGGACTCCGCCGACCTGGTCTCGATAATCCCCGGGTTGCAGAGGCTCGGAAGAAACAAGAACGGAGACGAGGAAGGAGCAGAGGACGGCGACGGACATGTCGAGGTTGTCGATAAGTTATCCGTCCCGAGGCCGTACTTGTCGGAAGCTTGGGAGATTCTGGACAGGAGAAAGAAGGTCGATCCTCTGGTGAACTGGAAAGTTCCTGACTTGGGCAATGAAATGGCCGTGAAGGATCAGCTCAGGTTCTGGGCACATGCGGTGGCTTCAACAGTTAGATAG
- the LOC116197650 gene encoding protein Mpv17 isoform X2 codes for MDALSGGAAGNGGLWGWKRPPLNGKSSDSSKRSSKPSDSAEAAGRTGYQFPLKQALTAGSLALAGDTIAQVRERWRRRKQLHRGAVPESDSTEAEILFSEHDWLRSLRMTSYGFLFYGPGSYLWYQYLDRSMPKQTIQNIMLKVLLNQIVLGPCVIAVVFAWNNLWQGKLSQLPDKYQKDALSTLLFGFRFWIPVSAINFWVIPLQARVAFMSLGSIFWNFCLSTTMSK; via the exons ATGGACGCACTAAGTGGCGGCGCCGCCGGAAACGGCGGGCTGTGGGGGTGGAAACGGCCGCCCTTGAACGGGAAGTCATCGGACTCGAGCAAGAGGAGCTCGAAGCCCTCCGACTCCGCGGAGGCGGCCGGGAGGACCGGCTACCAGTTCCCGCTCAAACAGGCTTTGACGGCCGGCTCGCTTGCCCTAGCCGGCGACACGATCGCTCAGGTCAGAGAGCGATGGAGGCGGCGAAAGCAGCTTCACCGAGGCGCGGTCCCTGAATCGGACAGCACTGAAGCTGAG ATCCTTTTCTCAGAACATGATTGGCTTCGGTCCCTTAGGATGACTTCCTACGGGTTTCTCTTCTATGGCCCCGGTTCTTATCTGTGGTATCAATATCTTGATAGGAGCATGCCCAAACAAACAATCCAGAATATAATGCTAAAG GTCTTGCTGAACCAAATCGTGCTTGGGCCTTGTGTTATAGCAGTTGTTTTTGCATGGAACAACTTATGGCAAGGAAAGCTCTCACAGCTTCCTGATAAATACCAGAAAGATGCTCTTTCCACGCTACTCTTTG GATTTAGATTTTGGATTCCTGTCAGCGCGATTAATTTTTG GGTGATCCCTCTTCAAGCGCGTGTGGCTTTTATGTCCCTTGGTTCCATCTTCTGGAACTTCTGCTTGTCCACAACTATGAGCAAGTAG
- the LOC116197647 gene encoding G-type lectin S-receptor-like serine/threonine-protein kinase SD2-5, whose product MSKGRGVTDGLALPLHHLILIVACAFSGMADASWNNQSTATANISSQWATNEISKRGVNFSDGSLVLPILHTKAFGCGFYCKGKPTFSNCFFTVFILMCYDYDLSRTPDQGCYPQVVWSANRNRPVKFSATLTLNRLGDLELTDADGTTAWSTNSSRKSVVGMNLTESGNLVLFDQNSAVVWQSFDHPTDTLLMGQQLRVGQNLTSSNSSTNLSEFVLINVTLRAGGLLAIVNTHPPQLYYQTEDPISIDNSTNLALRDGYFGLFSTSPPENIHVQFVNLSSDGHMRAYGWGNGQWQEIADLFTGKIGDCGYPLVCGEYGICSNGQCNCPKSTNRDAVPYFKEKKDRRPDLGCPRVMPLSCEGEASHHHGFVELKNVTYFDSTKELINISAEDCKRSCSSDCLCKAAFFYFPVTTDQYPYCSLKFDVFSLMDNDVERTQYYSIAYIKVQNKPPKGKLLPVVLGSSLGSLALVVGVLVLLIWKRRQASEADEDYLNQLSGMPTRFSYDELRYVTRDFSKKLGEGGFASVFEGTLDDGTKVAVKRLKSLVQIKNSFIAEVETIGKIHHVNLVRLLGFCTEKSHKLLVYEHMSNGSLDRWIFHKKKIFGIKWQRKKNIILNIAKGLNYLHVDCWQKIIHLDIKPQNILLDDNFNAKVSDFGLSKLIDRDQSQVVTTMRGTPGYLAPEWLSAAITEKVDVYSFGVVILEIVCGRKLFDISQDEEDRHLLNLLKRMVEEGRLLDMVENHGDDMRSYGLEAVKMIKLAAWCLQADYTRRPSMSIVTKVLDGVMDVEDVDLDYNFWSHPAKVGLRENLNAETVPLLPSILSGPR is encoded by the coding sequence ATGTCCAAAGGCAGGGGAGTGACGGACGGTCTGGCTTTGCCTCTTCATCACCTTATTCTGATAGTAGCTTGTGCATTCTCCGGCATGGCTGACGCCTCGTGGAACAACCAATCAACTGCAACTGCAAATATTTCTTCTCAATGGGCCACCAACGAAATATCCAAACGAGGAGTGAATTTCTCGGACGGGTCCCTTGTGCTGCCGATATTGCACACCAAAGCTTTTGGATGTGGCTTCTACTGCAAAGGCAAGCCGACCTTTAGTAATTGCTTCTTTACTGTTTTCATTCTCATGTGCTATGATTATGATCTCAGTCGCACACCTGACCAAGGCTGTTATCCGCAAGTGGTTTGGTCCGCTAATCGAAACCGCCCTGTGAAGTTCAGTGCTACTTTAACGCTCAATCGGCTCGGAGATCTGGAACTCACGGATGCTGATGGGACCACTGCTTGGTCCACCAACAGTTCGAGGAAGTCTGTCGTGGGCATGAATTTAACAGAATCTGGCAATCTTGTATTGTTCGATCAGAACAGTGCGGTAGTTTGGCAGTCCTTTGATCACCCAACAGACACATTGCTTATGGGGCAGCAACTGAGGGTGGGGCAGAATCTCACTTCTAGTAATTCCTCCACGAACCTCTCCGAGTTCGTTTTGATTAATGTTACCTTGAGAGCTGGAGGTCTGTTAGCTATAGTAAATACTCACCCTCCGCAGCTCTATTACCAAACAGAAGATCCTATTTCTATTGATAATTCGACTAATCTTGCATTAAGGGATGGATACTTCGGGCTCTTCTCTACTTCTCCTCCAGAAAATATCCACGTGCAATTTGTGAATCTCAGCTCGGATGGGCACATGAGAGCATATGGGTGGGGAAATGGCCAGTGGCAAGAAATTGCCGATTTGTTTACCGGGAAGATCGGGGATTGTGGGTATCCGCTGGTTTGCGGGGAATATGGAATTTGCTCGAATGGGCAGTGCAATTGCCCAAAATCAACTAACCGGGACGCAGTGCCTTATTTCAAGGAGAAAAAGGATAGGCGGCCCGATCTCGGGTGTCCGAGAGTTATGCCCCTTTCTTGTGAAGGGGAAGCTTCGCATCATCACGGCTTTGTGGAGCTGAAGAACGTCACTTACTTTGACAGCACCAAGGAACTCATCAATATAAGTGCAGAGGACTGTAAAAGGAGCTGCTCTAGTGATTGCTTGTGCAAAGCTGCCTTCTTCTACTTCCCGGTAACGACTGATCAGTATCCATATTGCTCGTTAAAATTTGACGTGTTTTCCCTGATGGATAATGACGTCGAGAGGACTCAGTATTATTCTATTGCTTACATTAAAGTTCAGAACAAGCCTCCCAAGGGAAAACTGCTTCCGGTGGTGCTAGGCTCCAGCTTAGGCTCATTGGCTCTGGTGGTCGGTGTGTTGGTGTTACTTATTTGGAAGAGACGTCAAGCCAGTGAAGCAGATGAGGATTATCTCAATCAACTGTCTGGAATGCCCACTAGATTCTCGTATGATGAATTGCGTTATGTTACTAGGGATTTCAGCAAGAAGCTGGGCGAGGGTGGGTTCGCCTCGGTTTTCGAAGGTACTCTGGATGATGGCACAAAGGTTGCAGTGAAACGTCTCAAGAGTTTAGTCCAGATCAAGAACTCATTTATAGCAGAAGTTGAGACCATTGGCAAAATCCATCACGTCAACCTGGTAAGACTGCTGGGTTTTTGCACCGAGAAATCCCATAAGCTGCTAGTTTACGAGCACATGTCCAATGGATCTCTTGATAGATGGATTTTCCACAAGAAGAAGATATTCGGGATTAAATGGCAGAGAAAGAAGAACATCATCCTTAACATAGCGAAGGGGCTGAATTATCTCCATGTAGATTGCTGGCAGAAGATAATCCACCTGGACATTAAGCCTCAGAACATTCTCCTAGATGATAATTTTAACGCGAAGGTCTCTGACTTTGGATTGTCAAAGCTGATTGATCGTGACCAGAGCCAAGTCGTGACGACCATGAGGGGGACCCCAGGTTATTTGGCCCCAGAATGGTTGAGCGCAGCAATTACTGAGAAAGTGGATGTGTACAGTTTCGGAGTGGTGATCCTGGAGATAGTGTGTGGGCGGAAACTTTTTGACATCTCTCAGGATGAGGAAGATAGGCATTTGCTGAATCTTCTCAAGCGGATGGTGGAAGAGGGTCGGTTGCTAGATATGGTTGAGAACCACGGTGATGATATGAGATCGTATGGGCTCGAAGCGGTGAAAATGATCAAGCTTGCTGCCTGGTGCCTGCAGGCTGACTACacaaggaggccatccatgtcAATTGTCACAAAGGTCTTGGATGGAGTCATGGATGTGGAAGATGTCGACCTCGATTATAACTTCTGGAGTCACCCTGCAAAAGTTGGTCTCAGGGAGAATTTGAATGCTGAAACTGTTCCGCTATTGCCTTCGATTCTCTCTGGCCCTCGATAA
- the LOC116197650 gene encoding protein Mpv17 isoform X1 produces the protein MDALSGGAAGNGGLWGWKRPPLNGKSSDSSKRSSKPSDSAEAAGRTGYQFPLKQALTAGSLALAGDTIAQVRERWRRRKQLHRGAVPESDSTEAEDVLQILFSEHDWLRSLRMTSYGFLFYGPGSYLWYQYLDRSMPKQTIQNIMLKVLLNQIVLGPCVIAVVFAWNNLWQGKLSQLPDKYQKDALSTLLFGFRFWIPVSAINFWVIPLQARVAFMSLGSIFWNFCLSTTMSK, from the exons ATGGACGCACTAAGTGGCGGCGCCGCCGGAAACGGCGGGCTGTGGGGGTGGAAACGGCCGCCCTTGAACGGGAAGTCATCGGACTCGAGCAAGAGGAGCTCGAAGCCCTCCGACTCCGCGGAGGCGGCCGGGAGGACCGGCTACCAGTTCCCGCTCAAACAGGCTTTGACGGCCGGCTCGCTTGCCCTAGCCGGCGACACGATCGCTCAGGTCAGAGAGCGATGGAGGCGGCGAAAGCAGCTTCACCGAGGCGCGGTCCCTGAATCGGACAGCACTGAAGCTGAG GACGTCTTGCAGATCCTTTTCTCAGAACATGATTGGCTTCGGTCCCTTAGGATGACTTCCTACGGGTTTCTCTTCTATGGCCCCGGTTCTTATCTGTGGTATCAATATCTTGATAGGAGCATGCCCAAACAAACAATCCAGAATATAATGCTAAAG GTCTTGCTGAACCAAATCGTGCTTGGGCCTTGTGTTATAGCAGTTGTTTTTGCATGGAACAACTTATGGCAAGGAAAGCTCTCACAGCTTCCTGATAAATACCAGAAAGATGCTCTTTCCACGCTACTCTTTG GATTTAGATTTTGGATTCCTGTCAGCGCGATTAATTTTTG GGTGATCCCTCTTCAAGCGCGTGTGGCTTTTATGTCCCTTGGTTCCATCTTCTGGAACTTCTGCTTGTCCACAACTATGAGCAAGTAG
- the LOC116197261 gene encoding probable WRKY transcription factor 69 yields MERKSYGNPFVLEHPEDHPDLEPQNGPDPPSSEDETTRIGAPSPKKRKGIQKRVVSIPIDRDVNGARSKGEAYPPPDSWTWRKYGQKPIKGSPYPRGYYRCSSSKGCPARKQVERSRMDPTTLRITYSYDHEHTSPAQGHSPAISPVANDPPQTEVSLDLSGFTGHPDLRCDAPLDLDWLAADVASTSLMENPVWTAGYCNELGADLAVGYDMMREEDETLFADLGELPECTTVFGRKEVDRTRRSRRLSAVPHAGSIG; encoded by the exons ATGGAGCGTAAGTCCTATGGCAATCCGTTTGTTCTTGAGCATCCGGAGGACCACCCTGACCTCGAACCGCAAAATGGGCCGGACCCGCCCTCCTCAGAGGATGAAACTACCAGGATCGGTGCACCTTCCCCAAAGAAAAG GAAGGGTATACAAAAGAGGGTGGTTTCGATACCGATTGACAGGGATGTGAATGGAGCTAGGAGCAAAGGGGAGGCGTATCCTCCACCGGATTCATGGACATGGAGGAAATATGGCCAGAAGCCCATCAAGGGCTCACCTTATCCCAG GGGTTACTATCGATGTAGCAGCTCCAAGGGCTGCCCGGCCAGAAAACAAGTCGAGCGAAGCCGCATGGACCCCACCACGCTCCGCATCACGTACTCCTACGATCACGAACACACCTCACCCGCCCAAGGCCACTCCCCTGCCATATCACCCGTCGCCAACGACCCACCCCAGACCGAGGTCTCCCTTGATCTCTCCGGATTCACAGGCCACCCCGACCTCAGGTGCGATGCGCCTCTCGATCTCGATTGGCTCGCTGCCGATGTGGCCTCTACATCACTCATGGAGAACCCAGTCTGGACGGCTGGTTACTGCAACGAGTTAGGAGCCGACTTGGCAGTTGGTTACGACATGATGAGGGAGGAGGATGAGACCCTCTTCGCGGACCTAGGGGAGCTCCCGGAGTGCACGACGGTTTTTGGGCGGAAGGAAGTGGACCGGACTCGCCGGAGTAGGAGGTTGAGTGCAGTTCCCCATGCTGGCAGCATAGGATAG
- the LOC116197651 gene encoding ras-related protein Rab11D-like produces the protein MAGYKAEDEYDYLFKLVLIGDSGVGKSNLLSRFTRNEFNLESKSTIGVEFATKSLNIDGKVIKAQIWDTAGQERYRAITSAYYRGAVGALLVYDVTRRSTFENVGRWLKELRDHTDPNMVVMLIGNKSDLRHLVAVPLEDGKTFAEAESLYFMETSALEATNVEAAFAEVLTQIYRIVSRKAVEASDDGNSSTVPTKGQTINVKEDGSVFKKIGCCSS, from the exons ATGGCCGGGTACAAAGCTGAGGACGAGTACGACTACCTCTTCAAGCTGGTCCTGATTGGGGACTCGGGTGTGGGGAAATCCAACCTCCTCTCGAGGTTCACCAGGAACGAGTTCAACCTCGAGTCCAAGTCCACCATCGGGGTCGAGTTCGCCACCAAGAGCTTGAACATCGATGGCAAGGTCATCAAGGCTCAGATTTGGGACACTGCTGGTCAAGAAAG GTACCGAGCCATTACTAGTGCTTACTACCGAGGAGCCGTGGGCGCCCTGCTCGTTTATGATGTTACCCGACGCTCGACCTTTGAGAATGTCGGTAGGTGGCTGAAGGAGCTGAGGGACCACACAGACCCCAACATGGTAGTCATGCTTATTGGGAACAAATCTGATCTCCGCCACCTCGTGGCAGTCCCACTGGAGGATGGGAAGACCTTTGCTGAGGCCGAGTCCCTCTACTTCATGGAAACCTCTGCCCTCGAGGCTACTAACGTGGAAGCAGCCTTCGCTGAGGTCCTCACCCAGATTTATCGGATTGTGAGCAGGAAAGCAGTCGAAGCGAGCGATGACGGGAATTCTTCAACAGTACCCACGAAGGGGCAGACCATCAACGTTAAGGAAGATGGATCTGTTTTTAAGAAGATCGGGTGCTGCTCGAGTTAA